A genome region from Halorussus pelagicus includes the following:
- a CDS encoding glycosyltransferase family A protein yields MTPNADLASDDHARPVAEAFGATYVSQERDEGPQAARSVGAELADCEYVQFLDDDDRLAPSKVRKQVSRLGPEVGVVYCGIDDEARDGILPNPVVRGGLTRWRPNDGLRR; encoded by the coding sequence ATGACGCCAAACGCCGATTTGGCGAGCGACGACCACGCCCGGCCGGTCGCGGAGGCCTTCGGCGCGACCTACGTCTCCCAAGAGCGCGACGAGGGACCGCAGGCCGCCCGGAGCGTCGGCGCGGAGTTGGCTGACTGCGAGTACGTGCAGTTTCTGGACGACGACGACCGACTCGCGCCCTCGAAGGTCCGCAAGCAGGTATCTCGCCTCGGTCCGGAAGTCGGCGTCGTCTACTGTGGCATCGACGACGAGGCGCGCGACGGGATTCTGCCGAACCCGGTCGTTCGCGGGGGACTAACGCGCTGGCGTCCGAACGACGGACTACGACGATGA
- a CDS encoding type 2 lanthipeptide synthetase LanM family protein — protein sequence MSPNNSDRRRIAARARGVGERLRTPTDDSKTTDPDGDEWIAQWREHVADDPEAFERRLDIEGESLETCRQRLHSRAIPDEQSRPEWVGTLGELLDYVESREPSDPPPLADAADDVPFVELLARVVAFASERVEWAASADCLSDRARSSLERWLLDRLGKVAAHALFIEFKTFLASQDRELAFADDPEMPDSPRRYYDQFVAEMHEGELRALFEEYSTLARLVVTLTDQWRDAVETFCERLRDDWEALTETFGAGSSLGTVTDLDYRGDHHQGGRVVFHLTFESGVELAYKPRDVRPEARFADLVSWVNAESDLEDLAALDCLTREGYGWMAWADSEPCSSAAAIGRYYRRAGSVLCLLYALNFVDGHIENVVAAGEHPVVVDLETLMHPRAPRSAIPPASELPERRQNTVLRTGMVPEDDPSDDVQNVAGFDAPAGEQTGVQVPTFERVNTDVMELRYEESVTVSGDSLPIFDGSRVEPHEYGETLADGFAETYRFLLDNEGALLADDGPVAAFADAELRYVYRPSQTYQSVLQPLTTPECLRDGRTLGCKVERLAEPFAAGDTDRRLWPVYEAERTALWRADTPRFSVRADDTTLRHDGSPVADLFDASPLEQVRRRIDGFSESDLGEQLDLIRTAYGSPVSPSGDASGAVADASPEETDPLADADARREARAIFERVRGAATRAPDGTPTWHRCERGAGGVELAAVGDDFYGGRLGIATFCGALAEVTGDAQCREFAVEVASPVARDLNADTDALAGLDVGAGTGMGSYVYGFAVLGDLLDADRFTEAARRSASLLTAERFAGDAPTEVQSGTAGALLALLALYDRTGDDDLLERATAAGERLLAERVEVDGARVWQPVAGDRVLTGMAHGTAGIAYALTRLFGATGDERFRDAATDALAYEDAAYAPEKRNWRDYRPDIDAEFVTGWCGGRSGVGLSRLGMYDATGDEAFLEDAERALAGTDTRALEDFDHLCCGNFSQVDFLFEAGRTLDDSRYSEDARRLAAATVRRARENGRLTVPKRTDNWLNPSLFTGETGVGYTLLRLDDPQLPCVTLWE from the coding sequence ATGTCCCCGAACAATTCGGACCGACGACGCATCGCCGCCCGTGCGCGAGGCGTCGGCGAACGACTTCGGACGCCGACCGACGACTCGAAAACGACCGACCCGGACGGCGACGAGTGGATTGCACAGTGGCGCGAACACGTTGCCGACGACCCCGAGGCCTTCGAGCGTCGCCTCGACATCGAAGGCGAATCGCTCGAAACGTGCCGCCAGAGACTTCACAGTCGCGCGATTCCCGACGAGCAGTCGCGTCCCGAGTGGGTCGGGACGCTCGGCGAACTGCTCGACTACGTGGAGTCGCGCGAACCGAGCGACCCGCCGCCGCTGGCCGACGCCGCGGACGACGTACCGTTCGTGGAGTTGCTGGCTCGGGTCGTGGCGTTCGCGTCCGAGCGAGTCGAGTGGGCGGCGTCGGCCGATTGCCTCTCGGACCGAGCGCGGTCGAGCCTCGAACGCTGGTTACTCGACCGTCTTGGGAAGGTCGCGGCCCACGCGCTGTTCATCGAGTTCAAGACCTTCCTCGCGTCTCAGGACCGCGAACTCGCGTTCGCGGACGATCCCGAGATGCCCGACTCGCCGCGGCGGTACTACGACCAGTTCGTCGCCGAGATGCACGAGGGCGAACTCCGGGCGCTCTTCGAGGAGTATTCGACGCTCGCGCGACTGGTCGTCACGCTGACCGACCAGTGGCGCGACGCGGTCGAGACGTTTTGCGAGCGCCTGCGCGACGACTGGGAGGCGCTGACCGAGACGTTCGGCGCAGGGTCGTCGCTCGGGACTGTCACGGACCTCGATTACCGCGGCGACCACCATCAAGGCGGGCGCGTCGTCTTCCACCTGACGTTCGAGTCGGGGGTCGAACTCGCCTACAAGCCCCGCGACGTTCGACCCGAGGCGCGGTTCGCCGACCTCGTGTCGTGGGTGAACGCCGAGTCCGACCTCGAAGACCTCGCCGCGTTGGACTGTCTCACGCGCGAAGGGTACGGGTGGATGGCGTGGGCCGACTCCGAGCCGTGTTCGTCCGCGGCCGCCATCGGCCGATACTACCGCCGCGCCGGGTCGGTACTCTGTCTGCTCTACGCGCTGAACTTCGTTGACGGACACATCGAGAACGTCGTCGCCGCGGGCGAGCATCCGGTCGTCGTTGACCTCGAAACGCTCATGCATCCGCGCGCTCCGCGGTCGGCGATACCACCGGCCAGCGAGTTGCCTGAGCGCCGCCAGAACACGGTCCTGCGGACGGGGATGGTGCCCGAAGACGACCCGAGCGACGACGTACAGAACGTCGCGGGGTTCGACGCTCCGGCGGGCGAACAGACCGGCGTTCAGGTTCCCACGTTCGAGCGCGTCAACACCGACGTGATGGAACTCCGGTACGAGGAAAGCGTGACCGTTTCGGGCGACAGTCTCCCGATATTCGACGGTTCGCGGGTCGAGCCTCACGAGTACGGCGAAACGCTTGCCGACGGGTTCGCCGAGACCTACCGGTTTCTGCTCGACAACGAGGGCGCGCTCCTCGCCGACGACGGTCCGGTCGCGGCGTTCGCCGACGCGGAACTCCGGTACGTCTATCGACCGTCCCAGACCTACCAGTCGGTGTTACAGCCGTTGACGACGCCCGAATGCCTCCGAGACGGCCGAACGTTGGGATGCAAGGTGGAACGACTCGCCGAACCGTTCGCCGCTGGCGACACCGACCGACGGCTCTGGCCGGTGTACGAGGCCGAGCGCACCGCGCTCTGGCGAGCGGACACGCCCCGGTTTTCCGTGCGGGCCGACGACACGACGCTCCGACACGACGGGTCGCCGGTGGCCGACCTGTTCGACGCTAGCCCGCTCGAACAGGTTCGGCGTCGAATCGATGGCTTCTCAGAGTCAGACCTCGGCGAACAGCTCGACCTTATCAGGACGGCGTACGGGTCGCCGGTCTCTCCATCCGGCGATGCTTCGGGAGCAGTCGCCGACGCCTCGCCCGAGGAGACCGACCCCCTCGCGGACGCCGACGCGCGCCGAGAGGCGCGAGCGATTTTCGAGCGGGTTCGCGGTGCGGCCACGCGAGCGCCCGATGGAACCCCGACGTGGCACCGCTGCGAGCGCGGCGCTGGTGGCGTCGAACTCGCCGCGGTCGGCGACGACTTCTACGGTGGTCGGCTCGGCATTGCGACGTTCTGCGGGGCGCTCGCGGAGGTGACCGGCGACGCGCAGTGCCGCGAGTTCGCGGTGGAGGTGGCGTCGCCGGTGGCGCGAGACCTCAACGCCGACACCGACGCGCTCGCGGGTCTCGATGTCGGTGCCGGAACCGGAATGGGGTCGTACGTCTACGGGTTCGCCGTCCTCGGCGACCTGCTCGACGCCGACCGGTTCACCGAGGCGGCCCGCCGGAGCGCGTCGCTGTTGACCGCCGAACGGTTCGCGGGCGACGCCCCGACCGAGGTCCAGAGCGGAACCGCCGGGGCGCTGTTGGCCCTGCTCGCGCTCTACGACCGGACCGGCGACGACGACCTTCTCGAACGCGCGACTGCCGCCGGGGAGCGACTGCTCGCCGAGCGCGTCGAAGTGGACGGCGCGCGCGTCTGGCAGCCGGTCGCTGGCGACCGCGTGCTGACGGGGATGGCCCACGGCACTGCGGGCATCGCGTACGCGCTAACGAGGCTCTTCGGAGCGACCGGCGACGAGCGGTTTCGAGACGCCGCGACCGACGCGCTCGCCTACGAGGACGCCGCGTACGCGCCCGAAAAACGGAACTGGCGGGATTATCGCCCGGACATCGACGCGGAGTTCGTGACGGGGTGGTGCGGCGGTCGGTCGGGAGTCGGACTCTCGCGGCTCGGGATGTACGACGCGACTGGCGATGAGGCGTTTCTGGAGGACGCCGAGCGGGCGCTCGCCGGGACGGACACCCGCGCGCTTGAAGACTTCGACCACCTCTGTTGCGGGAACTTCTCGCAGGTCGATTTCCTCTTCGAGGCCGGGCGGACGCTGGACGACTCGCGTTACTCCGAGGACGCGCGACGACTGGCGGCCGCGACGGTTCGACGCGCCCGCGAGAACGGACGGCTCACGGTTCCAAAACGGACCGACAACTGGCTCAATCCGTCGCTGTTCACGGGCGAGACCGGTGTCGGCTACACCCTGCTCCGACTTGACGACCCGCAGTTGCCGTGCGTAACACTCTGGGAGTAG
- a CDS encoding AAA family ATPase, with translation MSEMEPLDARQETPQFVVVCGLPGVGKTTVAEDVAERLDGRLLRTDVVRKDILDDPDYTEEEGRMVYRELFERAGDTVEAGRSVVLDGTFKDAADRERALELAESLDARFRLVKVECDESVVRERIESREDDASDADFEIHAMYREQFDAVSDDHLTVDNSESAAETRRQVEERF, from the coding sequence ATGTCTGAAATGGAACCGCTCGACGCACGACAGGAGACGCCGCAGTTCGTCGTGGTCTGTGGCCTTCCGGGCGTCGGCAAGACGACGGTCGCCGAGGATGTCGCCGAGCGACTCGACGGGCGACTCCTCCGGACCGACGTAGTTCGCAAGGACATCCTCGATGACCCCGACTACACCGAAGAGGAGGGCCGGATGGTCTACCGCGAACTGTTCGAGCGCGCGGGCGACACCGTCGAAGCGGGCCGGAGCGTCGTCCTCGACGGGACGTTCAAGGACGCCGCCGACCGCGAGCGCGCGCTCGAACTCGCCGAGTCGCTGGACGCCCGGTTCCGACTGGTCAAAGTCGAGTGCGACGAGTCGGTCGTCCGGGAGCGAATCGAAAGCCGCGAGGACGACGCCAGCGACGCCGACTTCGAGATTCATGCGATGTACCGCGAGCAGTTCGACGCCGTCTCCGACGACCACCTGACGGTGGACAACTCCGAGAGCGCGGCCGAGACGCGCCGACAGGTCGAAGAACGGTTCTGA
- a CDS encoding tyrosine-type recombinase/integrase: protein MARNSPDDGLEPLTPRDAVDLYKQDRERELSDATLQSHGYRLKRFIEWCDKEDIDNLNDVTGRDVQRFKIFRKQKVSDVTLKSNLDTLRVFLRFCVSINGCIDGLDETVNSPSLADPGAKGTDTVPRQKAEQILQYLDKYQYASLQHVLFRVLWETGMRMGAARSIDLQHYHPRDEYIELRHNPDTDTPLKNKRKGERAVAISTRTCRIIDDHIEHHRHDVQDDHRRDPLLTTEFGRITKNTIRLNVYRVTRPCTFNGGDCPHDRDPDECEAMNNMTASKCPSSTAPHSIRHGAITDYLSSDVPADVVSDRMNVGTDIIEERYDHRDSKSKMRQRRERINWL, encoded by the coding sequence ATGGCACGAAACTCTCCCGACGACGGGCTTGAACCCCTCACACCACGCGACGCAGTCGATCTGTACAAACAAGACCGAGAACGCGAACTCTCAGACGCAACGCTCCAAAGTCACGGATACAGGCTGAAACGATTCATCGAATGGTGCGATAAAGAAGACATCGACAACCTGAACGACGTCACCGGCCGCGATGTTCAACGCTTCAAAATATTCCGGAAACAGAAGGTGAGCGATGTCACGCTTAAATCTAACCTGGACACGCTACGTGTCTTCTTGCGGTTCTGCGTCAGCATCAACGGATGCATCGACGGCCTCGATGAAACTGTCAACTCCCCCAGCTTAGCCGACCCCGGAGCGAAAGGCACCGACACAGTCCCCCGGCAGAAAGCCGAGCAAATCCTGCAGTACCTCGATAAATACCAGTACGCGTCCCTACAACACGTACTCTTCAGAGTGCTTTGGGAAACTGGAATGCGTATGGGAGCGGCTCGGTCAATCGACCTGCAACACTACCACCCGCGAGACGAATACATCGAACTCCGGCACAACCCGGACACTGACACTCCGTTGAAGAACAAACGAAAAGGGGAGCGGGCAGTCGCAATCAGCACGCGGACTTGCAGAATCATCGATGACCACATCGAGCATCACCGTCACGACGTGCAAGACGACCACCGCAGAGACCCGCTTCTGACCACAGAATTCGGGAGAATCACGAAGAACACGATCCGCCTCAACGTGTACCGAGTCACCCGCCCGTGTACGTTTAACGGCGGTGACTGCCCGCACGATCGGGACCCAGACGAGTGCGAGGCGATGAACAATATGACCGCGAGTAAGTGCCCGTCCAGCACTGCTCCGCACTCGATCCGTCACGGGGCGATCACCGATTATCTCTCGTCAGATGTCCCTGCAGACGTCGTCAGCGATCGGATGAACGTCGGTACAGACATCATTGAGGAAAGATACGATCACAGGGATTCGAAATCCAAAATGCGACAACGGAGGGAACGGATCAACTGGCTGTGA
- a CDS encoding UvrD-helicase domain-containing protein: protein MPRAPTDYDEVTDYEDARPPESVRKGLPADLKDAKIKGGETHPADATIRLNGPPGTGKTTQMCLRVAVLIEEHNIDPRDITIMTYRRSLAGEIEARLKSWGILDEEDELEMWTTAHAAANRVTGLLSGRHDENTDSGLGPAVTGYEKWYFCSEVLDIKYSSAPWSTSRGELLFKVIEYARDNLLDPADKSDLYEVPKYTDLKEEWPGVDVPQIYERWEAFKQEAGLTEFGELLEAAVNGPLPPTKAVVVDEYHDVTPLMAQVCERWVAAADTAIVAGDPLQVVNEYTGADPRFFSDRLDHIPEVLLTKTWRVPRSHWQAATLMLSKEFDEPPVTRDSRGELHEYKSPWFEKGDSDGWRVPGADTPASPGALVQDHIDGHDDRSMMLLARSRTQVSGISAALEKAGIIHSTHDSDLGGWTQRRVDLLNALVKLRGVPATYASDDGQYGLQTYDTDASQLRLTGDEAATLLEHTNGRVLSVTNDERETFISGLRDGEQTVTADDLGEVVKDAFWGRYTSGTASVSELTKSGELDDGEIDALQAAVSERDETVAEDAVKRVRVLTIHASKGSEASDVVVYDGITSTIASETDRLKRKSENEARTWYVALTRASERLHIMRGGFRWMTPYLDGEIVRKSEQAAERAAANAESAEDDGDELPVIGTPDVEEEPAPDAMENTGPDPAPTTGTSSVLGERERVDNAVRQACTDGGVDTDAATGRVAKQTRADLDMIQDRIEAYQERMEYTRELTREVCSEIYNGGISTMTEVIDACESRGFRRENVEAVLDALINAGTVAKKDGGFVGLTWGDC, encoded by the coding sequence ATGCCACGAGCACCTACTGACTACGACGAAGTCACCGACTACGAAGACGCCCGCCCGCCTGAATCCGTCCGCAAGGGCCTCCCGGCGGACCTGAAGGACGCGAAAATCAAAGGCGGGGAGACGCACCCTGCAGACGCGACAATCCGCCTGAACGGGCCGCCCGGCACGGGTAAGACGACGCAGATGTGCCTCCGCGTTGCTGTGCTTATAGAGGAACACAACATCGACCCCCGTGATATCACGATCATGACGTACCGTCGTTCACTTGCCGGTGAAATCGAAGCGCGTCTCAAGTCATGGGGAATCCTCGATGAAGAAGACGAGTTAGAAATGTGGACGACCGCACATGCCGCGGCGAACCGCGTTACAGGGCTTCTCAGCGGTCGTCACGATGAGAACACGGATTCCGGGCTCGGTCCAGCCGTGACGGGATACGAGAAATGGTACTTCTGCAGTGAAGTACTGGACATCAAGTACAGTTCAGCGCCGTGGAGCACGTCGCGCGGTGAGCTGTTGTTCAAAGTCATCGAATACGCTCGTGATAACCTGCTTGACCCGGCGGACAAGAGCGATCTGTACGAAGTGCCGAAGTACACCGACCTCAAGGAAGAATGGCCGGGCGTCGACGTCCCCCAGATCTATGAGCGGTGGGAGGCGTTCAAGCAGGAAGCCGGTCTGACGGAGTTCGGCGAACTGTTAGAAGCAGCCGTGAACGGTCCGCTACCGCCGACGAAGGCGGTTGTCGTGGACGAGTACCACGACGTGACACCGCTCATGGCGCAGGTGTGTGAGCGTTGGGTTGCAGCTGCAGACACCGCAATCGTTGCCGGCGACCCGTTGCAAGTCGTGAACGAGTATACGGGCGCGGACCCGCGGTTCTTCAGTGACCGACTCGATCACATTCCGGAGGTCCTGTTGACGAAGACCTGGCGTGTCCCGCGGTCGCACTGGCAGGCTGCGACGTTGATGCTGTCGAAGGAGTTCGACGAACCGCCGGTGACGCGTGACTCTCGCGGTGAACTGCATGAGTACAAGTCCCCATGGTTCGAGAAGGGGGACAGTGACGGTTGGCGCGTCCCGGGCGCGGATACCCCGGCAAGCCCCGGCGCGCTCGTCCAGGACCACATCGACGGGCATGACGACCGGTCGATGATGCTCCTTGCACGCAGTCGCACGCAAGTGTCGGGTATCAGTGCCGCACTGGAGAAAGCCGGCATCATCCATTCGACGCATGACAGCGATCTGGGCGGGTGGACACAGCGCCGCGTGGACCTGCTAAACGCGTTAGTGAAACTCCGCGGTGTCCCGGCAACCTACGCGTCAGATGACGGTCAGTACGGGCTGCAGACGTACGACACGGACGCGTCGCAACTCCGTCTCACCGGCGACGAAGCCGCGACGCTGTTAGAGCACACGAACGGTCGTGTGCTGTCGGTCACGAACGACGAACGGGAGACGTTCATTAGTGGTCTCCGGGACGGTGAACAGACAGTCACTGCTGACGACCTCGGTGAAGTTGTCAAAGACGCGTTCTGGGGGCGTTACACCTCAGGAACGGCGTCTGTTAGTGAGTTAACGAAATCCGGTGAACTCGATGACGGTGAAATCGATGCGTTGCAGGCTGCAGTGTCTGAGCGTGACGAGACGGTTGCAGAGGACGCGGTGAAGCGGGTGCGTGTCCTCACGATTCACGCATCGAAGGGCTCGGAGGCAAGCGACGTTGTCGTGTACGACGGCATCACGAGCACGATTGCGAGTGAAACCGACCGGTTGAAGCGTAAGTCAGAGAATGAAGCTCGGACCTGGTACGTCGCGCTCACACGTGCGAGCGAGCGGTTGCACATCATGCGTGGCGGGTTCCGTTGGATGACGCCGTATCTGGACGGGGAGATCGTCAGGAAGTCGGAGCAGGCCGCTGAACGCGCTGCAGCGAACGCGGAATCCGCCGAAGATGACGGTGACGAGTTGCCTGTCATCGGTACTCCCGACGTCGAAGAGGAACCCGCCCCGGATGCTATGGAGAACACCGGTCCCGACCCCGCCCCAACCACAGGAACGTCAAGTGTTCTGGGGGAACGTGAACGGGTGGATAACGCTGTCAGGCAGGCATGTACTGACGGTGGGGTTGACACCGACGCAGCGACGGGTCGTGTCGCTAAGCAGACCCGCGCAGACCTGGACATGATTCAGGACAGGATCGAAGCGTACCAGGAACGCATGGAGTACACGCGAGAGTTAACGCGTGAAGTGTGTAGCGAAATCTACAATGGTGGGATATCGACGATGACTGAGGTCATCGATGCGTGCGAGTCCCGCGGATTCCGACGTGAGAACGTTGAGGCGGTACTGGATGCGCTCATTAACGCAGGCACGGTCGCAAAGAAAGACGGTGGATTCGTCGGCCTCACATGGGGTGATTGTTGA
- a CDS encoding SDR family oxidoreductase, translating into MDVLVAGSHGQVGQHVTRMLAESDHEVRGMVRDESQLSDIEALGAEAVLADVTEDVTDAVRGCDAVVFAAGSGGEDVWGVDRDGAINLIETAEEQTADRFVMLSSINADSPEESPEELREYLNAKAEADERLRESSLTYTVVRPGALTNEAGTGRIRTGADLDRKESEIPREDVARTLVAALPMESTYGRTFEVLAGDEPIESSLESPVSEE; encoded by the coding sequence ATGGACGTACTCGTAGCCGGTTCGCACGGACAGGTCGGCCAGCACGTCACCCGGATGCTGGCCGAGAGCGACCACGAGGTTCGCGGGATGGTCCGCGACGAGTCACAACTGTCCGACATCGAGGCGCTCGGTGCCGAGGCGGTTCTCGCGGACGTGACCGAAGATGTCACCGACGCGGTCCGAGGCTGTGACGCCGTCGTGTTCGCCGCAGGGTCCGGCGGCGAGGACGTGTGGGGCGTTGACCGAGACGGTGCGATAAACCTCATCGAGACCGCCGAGGAGCAGACCGCCGACCGATTCGTCATGCTCAGTTCCATCAACGCCGACTCGCCCGAGGAGAGTCCCGAGGAGCTACGCGAGTACCTGAACGCGAAGGCCGAGGCCGACGAACGACTCCGCGAGAGCAGTTTGACCTACACCGTTGTCCGTCCGGGCGCGCTGACCAACGAGGCGGGAACCGGTCGGATTCGAACCGGCGCGGACCTCGACAGGAAAGAAAGCGAGATTCCGCGCGAGGACGTGGCGCGAACGCTCGTCGCCGCGCTTCCGATGGAGAGTACCTACGGGCGAACCTTCGAGGTGCTAGCCGGTGACGAACCGATAGAATCGTCGCTGGAGAGTCCGGTGAGCGAGGAGTGA
- the nucS gene encoding endonuclease NucS, with amino-acid sequence MVAEQIDAPDPETLVSEAKAAFRDGAMLTVQARCEVEYEGRTSGHLGPGDRILVAKPDGTFLVHQPTGHKPVNWMPGGGTVSARESEGDAVLLARRTNPTERVEARILDAHGLTRFDATDGATYEESGTEAEMHEYIEANPEVLEEGLRIVDHERESKYGFIDFFARDESGTPVVVEVKRIQATLNHFDQLQRYVSLYRDGEASSRGESVTAENDEVRGMLVAPDASERVRRALRDNGLEFVELSAFDTDAKGATEAKLTDF; translated from the coding sequence ATGGTCGCCGAGCAAATCGACGCGCCCGACCCCGAAACCCTCGTCAGCGAGGCGAAGGCGGCGTTCCGGGACGGCGCGATGCTGACCGTGCAGGCGCGTTGTGAAGTCGAGTACGAAGGCCGGACCTCCGGCCACCTCGGACCGGGAGACCGAATCCTCGTGGCCAAGCCCGACGGCACGTTTCTGGTCCACCAACCGACCGGCCACAAGCCCGTCAACTGGATGCCCGGCGGGGGAACCGTCTCCGCACGCGAGAGTGAGGGTGATGCAGTCTTGCTCGCTCGGCGCACGAATCCGACCGAGCGCGTCGAGGCGCGAATCCTCGACGCCCACGGTCTGACGCGCTTCGACGCCACCGACGGTGCCACCTACGAGGAGTCGGGCACCGAGGCCGAGATGCACGAGTACATCGAGGCGAATCCCGAGGTGCTGGAAGAGGGCCTGCGAATCGTGGACCACGAGCGCGAGAGTAAGTACGGGTTCATCGACTTCTTCGCGCGCGACGAGTCGGGAACCCCCGTCGTCGTGGAAGTCAAACGGATTCAGGCGACGTTGAACCACTTCGACCAGTTACAGCGCTACGTCTCGCTCTATCGGGACGGCGAGGCGTCGTCTCGGGGAGAGAGTGTCACCGCCGAAAACGACGAGGTCCGCGGGATGCTCGTCGCGCCCGACGCATCCGAGCGCGTCCGGCGCGCGCTCCGGGACAACGGCTTGGAGTTTGTCGAACTCTCCGCGTTCGACACCGACGCCAAGGGCGCGACCGAGGCGAAACTGACCGACTTCTGA
- a CDS encoding M20 family metallopeptidase, with protein sequence MTTARDELTDLAAELVRIPTENPPGDERPCAEFVADWFAERAVESHLVEKPSAERAQVVAWVGDDSRERADSEGASGDESESDDSTRDATTFVLNGHLDVVPAGDPERWEYDPFAGTVSEGRLYGRGSADMKTNLALAMLTVRDLTPDIESGDLDGSIVFHGAMGEETGQPGTRTLLEEGYGGDCAVVLEPTDFRVGTSGKGVATFRVGVEGSASHASRPDQGTNAIDAARPVLDAIDEYDDRLLGREDPLVGRAYATVTEFEAGTDSNMAVLPGRAEFLLDRRILPDETFSTVEDEIESLLATVEREAGVETDCSLVEHYAAAGISPDHPLAERFRGLSAKLADAPADPWGLEAATDAREFVARGTPAIIWGPGNLAQAHAVDEYIDLADAATGLEILKTGAKAVLSRE encoded by the coding sequence ATGACGACCGCACGGGACGAACTGACCGACCTCGCGGCTGAACTCGTCCGAATCCCCACGGAGAACCCGCCGGGCGACGAGCGACCCTGTGCCGAGTTCGTCGCGGACTGGTTCGCCGAGCGCGCCGTAGAGTCCCACCTCGTGGAGAAACCGAGCGCCGAGCGCGCGCAGGTGGTCGCGTGGGTCGGCGACGACTCCCGAGAGCGGGCCGACAGCGAGGGCGCGAGCGGCGACGAAAGCGAGAGCGACGACTCGACCCGCGACGCCACGACGTTCGTCCTGAACGGCCACCTCGACGTGGTGCCAGCGGGCGACCCAGAGCGGTGGGAGTACGACCCCTTCGCGGGAACCGTCTCGGAGGGCCGACTCTACGGCCGGGGGAGCGCCGACATGAAGACGAATCTCGCGCTCGCCATGCTGACGGTCAGGGACCTCACGCCCGACATCGAGTCCGGGGACCTCGACGGGTCCATCGTGTTTCACGGCGCGATGGGCGAGGAGACCGGTCAGCCCGGAACCCGGACGCTTCTCGAAGAGGGCTACGGAGGGGATTGTGCGGTCGTGCTGGAACCTACTGATTTCCGAGTCGGAACGAGCGGAAAGGGCGTCGCCACCTTCCGAGTCGGCGTCGAGGGGTCGGCCTCCCACGCGAGTCGCCCCGACCAAGGCACCAACGCCATCGACGCCGCGCGACCCGTCCTCGACGCGATAGACGAGTACGACGACCGCCTTCTCGGGCGCGAGGACCCCCTCGTCGGCCGGGCGTACGCGACCGTCACCGAGTTCGAGGCCGGAACCGACTCGAACATGGCGGTTCTCCCCGGCCGCGCGGAGTTCCTGCTCGACCGGCGTATTCTGCCCGACGAGACGTTTTCCACGGTTGAGGACGAAATCGAATCGTTGCTCGCAACCGTCGAGCGCGAGGCTGGCGTCGAGACCGACTGCTCGCTGGTCGAACACTACGCCGCCGCCGGAATCTCGCCCGACCATCCGCTCGCCGAGCGGTTCCGCGGTCTCTCCGCGAAACTGGCCGACGCGCCCGCTGACCCGTGGGGACTGGAGGCCGCGACCGACGCCCGCGAGTTCGTCGCCCGCGGAACGCCCGCCATCATCTGGGGACCGGGGAATCTCGCGCAGGCCCACGCCGTAGACGAGTACATCGACCTCGCGGACGCCGCGACCGGACTAGAAATTCTGAAGACGGGCGCGAAGGCAGTTCTATCGCGGGAATAA
- a CDS encoding DUF5684 domain-containing protein gives MAENVIGTAVMVFWLASVVVTLASLWKIFQKANIAGWKGIVPIYNVYLMLKIGNNPGWYLLLFVIPIINFIVAAKMYIDLAKAFDKGLAWGLGLWLIPIIFLPMLAFGDATYRGPGGSSGGSAAI, from the coding sequence ATGGCAGAAAACGTCATCGGTACGGCAGTGATGGTGTTCTGGCTTGCGAGCGTCGTCGTAACGCTCGCAAGCTTGTGGAAAATATTCCAGAAGGCCAACATAGCTGGATGGAAAGGTATCGTCCCGATATACAACGTCTACCTGATGTTGAAAATCGGCAATAATCCGGGCTGGTACCTCCTGCTGTTCGTAATCCCGATTATCAACTTCATCGTCGCAGCGAAGATGTACATCGACTTGGCCAAGGCGTTCGACAAGGGTCTCGCTTGGGGACTCGGTCTCTGGCTAATTCCCATCATCTTCCTACCGATGCTCGCGTTCGGCGACGCGACGTACCGCGGTCCTGGCGGTTCGTCGGGCGGTTCGGCCGCAATCTGA